In a genomic window of Mucilaginibacter sp. KACC 22063:
- a CDS encoding DUF4099 domain-containing protein, producing MNTEIFNEADLPLHDLGSVGLVSDGRALLEEADLNALLSGRRTQLIRLENLEFAGIKIASLNAKLSLITGADGKPELLVHPTYLRSAAPTYLTEDESWALETGDQLSLEKDIVDSNGQRKRVLIEFDRETNQFLETDEEKVEAPDEINGQALTPEQKAKFKRGEEVEIPDGTKVKYTATTREGIRSNRIALIASIIFDGGISYLLFHGIKAIIGQKQDEKSTEQSQEYKDTVEQMKQQQEEELVPKLDLSEKAKERDHKRRSTR from the coding sequence ATGAATACTGAAATTTTCAATGAGGCGGATCTCCCTTTGCATGACCTCGGATCAGTTGGGTTGGTATCGGATGGCCGTGCACTTTTAGAAGAGGCCGACCTGAATGCCCTGTTATCCGGCCGCCGTACCCAGCTTATCCGCTTGGAAAATCTGGAATTCGCGGGTATAAAGATCGCTTCCTTGAATGCCAAACTATCGTTGATCACCGGTGCCGATGGAAAACCGGAATTGCTGGTTCATCCGACCTACCTGCGCAGCGCGGCCCCGACCTACCTGACTGAGGATGAATCCTGGGCATTGGAGACGGGTGACCAATTAAGTCTGGAAAAGGACATTGTAGACAGTAATGGTCAGAGGAAAAGAGTGTTGATTGAATTTGACAGGGAAACCAACCAGTTTCTGGAAACTGATGAAGAGAAAGTCGAAGCCCCGGACGAAATTAATGGTCAAGCTCTTACTCCTGAGCAGAAAGCTAAATTCAAACGAGGCGAGGAAGTAGAGATCCCGGATGGTACCAAAGTAAAATACACGGCAACTACCCGGGAAGGAATCCGCTCGAACCGTATCGCCCTAATCGCATCTATCATATTTGACGGTGGCATTTCTTACCTGCTATTCCATGGCATTAAAGCGATTATCGGTCAAAAACAAGATGAGAAATCGACTGAACAAAGCCAGGAATACAAGGACACTGTTGAACAAATGAAGCAGCAGCAGGAAGAGGAACTGGTGCCAAAACTAGATCTGTCCGAAAAAGCGAAAGAGAGGGATCATAAAAGACGTTCAACTCGCTGA
- a CDS encoding DinB family protein, with translation MMITAPQPNEYAAFSAPYVRLASQHDDILALLNTLKDSTHQFFCSLDADKAEHRYAESKWTIKQVLGHMIDTERVFAYRAYCFSRGEEKELPGFEQNDYVAAVDLSNRTMHSLADEFRSVRESNLYFINALSDAQIAITGYVNGYTVTVRALLYMLAGHELYHLQLLKERYL, from the coding sequence ATGATGATTACTGCACCACAACCTAATGAATATGCTGCTTTTTCAGCGCCCTATGTAAGGCTGGCCAGTCAGCACGATGATATCCTGGCATTGCTGAATACACTAAAAGATTCTACTCACCAGTTTTTTTGCAGCCTTGATGCCGATAAGGCCGAGCACCGCTACGCTGAAAGTAAATGGACAATTAAACAGGTGCTTGGGCACATGATTGATACCGAACGTGTGTTTGCTTACCGCGCTTATTGCTTTTCGCGCGGTGAGGAAAAAGAGTTACCCGGCTTTGAGCAAAATGATTATGTAGCTGCCGTAGATTTGAGCAACCGTACAATGCATAGCCTTGCTGATGAGTTCAGATCGGTACGTGAGTCGAATCTGTATTTTATCAATGCGTTAAGCGATGCGCAGATTGCAATAACCGGTTATGTAAACGGATATACCGTAACGGTTCGTGCTTTGCTTTACATGCTTGCAGGGCACGAGTTATATCACCTGCAGTTGCTAAAGGAAAGATATCTTTAA
- the prfA gene encoding peptide chain release factor 1, with protein MLDKLEAIKDRWEIVEGELSSPTAMTDMKRFAQLSKEYKDLTVIVEEYKVYKNIMSNIDANREILSTEKDEEFREMAKAELDELLAQREEKEEYIRLMLIPKDPEDAKNAIVEIRGGTGGDEAALFAGDLYRMYMRYCERRGWRTELVDYTEGTSGGYKEIVFNVLAEDAYGTLKYESGVHRVQRVPDTETQGRVHTSAATVVVLPEVDEFDIELHNSDIRKDLFCASGPGGQSVNTTYSAVRLTHIPTGIVAQCQDQKSQLKNYDKALQVLRSRVYEMELQKHLEETSKKRKTMVSTGDRSAKVRTYNYPQGRVTEHRIGLTIYNLPDVMNGNIQEILEALQFAENAEKLKEGSVA; from the coding sequence ATGTTAGATAAATTAGAAGCAATTAAAGACCGCTGGGAAATAGTTGAAGGTGAGTTGAGCAGCCCTACTGCCATGACCGATATGAAACGATTTGCCCAGTTGAGTAAAGAATATAAGGATCTTACCGTCATTGTTGAAGAATATAAGGTTTACAAAAACATTATGAGCAACATTGACGCTAACCGCGAGATCTTATCCACTGAGAAGGATGAGGAATTTAGAGAGATGGCTAAAGCCGAGCTTGATGAACTGTTGGCGCAGCGGGAAGAAAAGGAAGAGTATATACGCCTTATGCTGATACCTAAAGACCCTGAAGATGCTAAAAATGCCATTGTAGAGATACGTGGCGGTACAGGCGGTGATGAAGCAGCCTTGTTTGCAGGCGACCTTTACCGTATGTATATGCGCTACTGCGAGCGCAGGGGCTGGCGTACAGAGCTTGTAGATTACACAGAGGGCACATCTGGTGGTTACAAGGAGATTGTATTCAACGTACTTGCTGAAGACGCCTACGGCACTTTAAAATACGAATCGGGCGTACACCGTGTGCAGCGTGTGCCTGATACCGAAACCCAGGGCCGCGTACATACCTCAGCTGCAACAGTGGTGGTATTACCGGAAGTAGATGAGTTTGATATTGAGTTGCACAACAGCGATATCCGTAAGGATTTGTTTTGTGCTTCGGGTCCGGGCGGACAGTCGGTAAACACCACCTACTCAGCTGTGCGTTTAACCCACATTCCAACCGGTATTGTGGCCCAGTGCCAGGATCAGAAATCTCAGCTGAAGAACTACGACAAGGCATTACAGGTACTTCGGTCGCGCGTTTACGAGATGGAGTTGCAAAAACACCTCGAAGAAACCTCGAAAAAAAGAAAAACGATGGTTTCTACCGGCGACCGTTCTGCAAAGGTACGCACTTACAATTATCCGCAGGGCCGTGTTACCGAGCACCGTATTGGCCTGACTATCTACAATTTACCTGACGTAATGAATGGTAACATACAGGAAATTTTAGAGGCATTACAATTTGCTGAAAATGCAGAAAAGCTGAAAGAAGGGAGCGTAGCATAA
- a CDS encoding UDP-2,3-diacylglucosamine diphosphatase produces MPERNKIYFASDFHLGIGSPELQREREQRIVRWLESIKHDAAELYLVGDIFDFWFEYSTVVPKGYIRFLGKLAELTDLGVKLTMFKGNHDMWMFGYFQREFGATIISNELVIERNGKKFYLHHGDGLGPGDRNYKILKKFFRSRLCQWLFERVHPNFGVGVANRWSQHSKDVNITKEQRKIDEQEWLVIFSREVLKTQYYDYLIFGHRHKAMEIKLGDKSRYINLGEWIAAYTYAVFDGHDVKLCAFEQPEQTF; encoded by the coding sequence ATGCCCGAACGTAATAAAATATATTTCGCATCAGATTTTCATTTAGGTATTGGTTCGCCAGAGTTACAGCGAGAACGCGAGCAACGCATTGTGCGTTGGCTGGAAAGTATAAAGCATGATGCCGCTGAATTATACCTGGTAGGCGATATATTCGATTTTTGGTTTGAATACAGTACCGTAGTCCCTAAAGGTTATATCCGTTTCCTGGGTAAACTGGCCGAGCTGACAGATTTGGGCGTTAAGCTTACCATGTTTAAAGGCAACCATGATATGTGGATGTTCGGCTATTTTCAACGTGAATTTGGCGCCACCATTATCAGCAATGAACTGGTTATTGAACGTAATGGCAAAAAGTTTTATCTGCACCATGGAGATGGCCTTGGCCCCGGCGACCGTAATTATAAGATCCTTAAAAAGTTTTTCCGTAGCAGGCTTTGCCAGTGGCTGTTTGAGCGCGTACACCCCAACTTTGGTGTTGGTGTAGCCAACCGGTGGTCGCAGCACAGTAAAGACGTAAACATTACAAAAGAACAGCGCAAAATTGACGAACAGGAATGGCTGGTCATCTTTAGCAGGGAAGTATTAAAAACACAGTATTACGACTACCTGATTTTTGGTCACAGGCACAAGGCAATGGAAATAAAGCTTGGTGACAAAAGTCGCTACATTAACCTTGGCGAGTGGATTGCAGCTTACACCTATGCCGTTTTTGACGGACATGATGTAAAGCTTTGTGCTTTTGAGCAACCGGAACAAACCTTTTAA
- a CDS encoding M23 family metallopeptidase, with amino-acid sequence MAVKLWGMLLLCSLPLRQVRLTSSFGYRIHPVYHRIKLHAGIDLAARHDTVFSILDGVVQTCRYSRTLGLFVRVDHGSTLNSLYGHLSQWLVLPGDTVNAGDPIGVTGATGVVSGEHLHFALTYNNRWLNPWRFLNHIFYGKS; translated from the coding sequence ATGGCCGTTAAACTGTGGGGGATGTTATTGCTGTGCAGCCTGCCGCTCCGGCAGGTCCGCCTGACCTCATCATTCGGTTACCGGATTCACCCGGTTTATCATCGGATCAAACTGCATGCAGGCATTGACCTTGCCGCACGGCACGACACGGTGTTTTCCATTCTTGACGGGGTGGTACAAACCTGCAGGTACAGCCGTACGCTGGGTTTATTCGTACGTGTCGATCATGGAAGTACCCTGAACAGCCTTTATGGACATTTGTCGCAATGGCTTGTCCTACCGGGAGACACCGTAAATGCAGGGGACCCGATCGGCGTTACCGGAGCAACCGGCGTAGTATCCGGGGAACATTTACATTTCGCCCTTACCTATAATAATCGCTGGCTAAATCCCTGGAGATTCCTTAATCATATTTTTTACGGAAAAAGCTGA
- a CDS encoding ArdC-like ssDNA-binding domain-containing protein, which produces MSKQSNQQIADRLIEKMNDRQSPFDLPSIMMPLNPTTGKSYRGMNALWLAMQGQQDPRWMTLKQASNKNGWKVETGSKGTLISFLKTTDRVQLLNEDGRPQLNIRRNPKTELIKLANPVETEAYVFNASQIEGIPPLREFEERRNASRPDPVEALAKLVELTNAKVEATTGEPGYDPVDRIIYMPEQDAFGTPQEHHAALLYEVVKFAGHEKGLYDPMDVSAAEQARPALAALFTGNEIGVKAALAPQINYEDVYMTASTAPDELEAAANAAQYMTDYLHGLINSPEQRQAARQERILIVGDVIDYNEKQYEVMGKLRGKDLQVMDKSTGNRFKASPGDGIYASLLTAKIEALKQQRSVDKSPEEEQDFDREEERDNSMEYEHADELENEQDNVLNYNQEQDDEPALDLSEEAGETKKTGRKR; this is translated from the coding sequence ATGAGTAAACAATCAAATCAACAGATCGCAGATCGCCTAATCGAAAAAATGAACGACAGGCAGAGCCCATTCGATCTTCCCAGTATTATGATGCCATTAAATCCCACCACCGGCAAAAGCTATCGTGGGATGAATGCCCTTTGGCTGGCCATGCAGGGCCAACAGGACCCACGCTGGATGACGCTGAAACAGGCTTCAAACAAAAATGGCTGGAAGGTAGAAACCGGTTCAAAGGGAACTTTAATCAGCTTCCTGAAAACCACCGACCGAGTACAGCTTTTAAATGAGGATGGCCGGCCGCAGCTGAACATCCGCAGAAATCCAAAGACAGAACTGATCAAACTGGCCAACCCGGTAGAAACAGAGGCCTACGTGTTCAACGCCAGTCAGATTGAAGGCATTCCGCCATTAAGGGAATTTGAAGAACGCCGCAACGCCTCAAGGCCTGATCCCGTCGAAGCCCTGGCCAAACTGGTGGAACTGACTAATGCTAAAGTGGAAGCAACCACCGGTGAACCGGGATATGATCCGGTAGACCGCATTATCTATATGCCGGAACAGGACGCTTTCGGCACCCCGCAGGAACATCATGCTGCCCTGTTGTACGAAGTCGTAAAGTTCGCAGGACACGAAAAGGGCTTATATGACCCGATGGATGTCTCTGCAGCGGAACAGGCGCGGCCGGCCCTGGCTGCCTTATTCACTGGCAATGAGATTGGTGTGAAGGCCGCTCTGGCACCGCAAATAAACTATGAAGATGTCTACATGACGGCGTCAACGGCACCTGACGAGCTGGAGGCCGCCGCAAACGCTGCGCAGTATATGACCGATTACCTGCATGGCCTAATTAATTCACCCGAGCAGCGTCAGGCCGCAAGGCAGGAACGTATCCTTATCGTAGGCGATGTGATCGACTACAACGAAAAACAATACGAGGTCATGGGCAAACTGCGAGGAAAGGACCTGCAGGTCATGGATAAATCAACCGGCAATCGTTTTAAGGCCAGCCCGGGAGATGGCATATATGCCTCACTGTTAACTGCCAAAATAGAAGCTCTAAAACAACAACGATCCGTTGACAAATCACCGGAGGAGGAACAGGATTTCGACCGGGAAGAAGAAAGGGACAACAGCATGGAATATGAGCATGCTGACGAACTGGAAAATGAGCAAGATAACGTGCTGAATTATAATCAGGAACAGGATGATGAACCGGCATTGGATCTGAGCGAAGAAGCAGGGGAAACTAAAAAGACGGGAAGAAAACGATGA
- a CDS encoding site-specific integrase, translated as MLEKSFGLLFYLKKSKNQKKGPVYIYLKITVDGKPVELSSKRKWEPAKWNSSAGRASGTKEDAKELNYFLDTLELQIFQAKRSIIEADGVVSAQAIKDILTGNVESRKRILEVFSEHNAQMKALQGIDFAPSTMQRYNISYKHTRDFIKWKYGADDRDIRDLDHEFISQYAFWLKTVRNCDHNTTMKYLVNFKKIVLICVKNKWLPGDPFSNFKLTRKQVERTALTDEELQKIAGKDFDNDRLNNVRDIFLFSCYTGLAYVDVKNLKRVDIQKGVDGEQWIFINRQKTNALSKIPLLKEANQIIRKYDRHPKCVVTGEVLPVLTNQKMNAYLKEIADCCNIKLELTYHIARHTFATTVTLNNGVPIETVSKMLGHATIKQTQHYAKTLDFKVSEDMNKLKKRLVKKELVSV; from the coding sequence ATGTTAGAAAAAAGCTTCGGACTTCTTTTTTATCTCAAAAAGTCCAAAAATCAAAAAAAAGGCCCTGTTTACATTTACCTCAAAATTACGGTAGATGGAAAACCAGTAGAACTGTCCTCGAAAAGGAAATGGGAACCAGCTAAATGGAATTCATCTGCTGGGAGAGCTTCAGGTACAAAAGAGGATGCAAAGGAATTAAATTATTTCCTTGACACTCTGGAATTACAGATTTTTCAAGCCAAAAGATCAATTATTGAGGCTGATGGGGTAGTATCGGCCCAAGCCATTAAAGATATCCTTACCGGCAATGTTGAAAGCAGGAAAAGGATATTAGAGGTGTTCAGCGAACACAATGCACAAATGAAAGCTTTGCAGGGGATTGACTTTGCCCCAAGTACGATGCAACGCTACAATATTTCCTATAAGCACACCAGAGACTTCATCAAATGGAAGTATGGAGCCGATGACAGGGATATCCGGGATCTCGATCATGAGTTCATCTCTCAATACGCCTTCTGGCTCAAAACCGTCAGAAATTGCGATCATAATACAACGATGAAATATCTGGTTAATTTTAAAAAGATCGTGCTCATCTGTGTAAAAAACAAATGGCTTCCAGGAGACCCATTCTCAAATTTCAAGTTGACCAGGAAGCAAGTTGAGAGAACAGCGTTAACTGACGAAGAATTACAAAAAATTGCTGGGAAGGATTTTGACAATGACAGGTTGAATAATGTTAGGGATATATTCCTTTTCAGTTGCTATACCGGATTAGCTTATGTGGATGTCAAGAATTTGAAGCGGGTGGATATCCAAAAGGGAGTAGATGGAGAACAGTGGATCTTTATTAATAGACAAAAAACGAATGCCTTATCAAAAATTCCTCTTCTGAAAGAGGCTAATCAGATCATTAGAAAATATGATCGTCATCCTAAGTGTGTTGTGACAGGCGAAGTTTTACCAGTGTTAACTAATCAAAAGATGAATGCTTATTTGAAAGAAATCGCAGATTGCTGTAATATTAAATTGGAGCTTACTTACCATATCGCAAGGCATACCTTCGCAACTACCGTCACCTTAAATAATGGCGTACCAATAGAAACGGTGTCCAAAATGTTGGGCCATGCAACCATCAAGCAAACTCAGCATTACGCAAAGACACTTGATTTTAAAGTTAGTGAAGACATGAATAAGCTGAAGAAAAGATTGGTTAAAAAAGAACTGGTTTCAGTATAA
- a CDS encoding type IV secretion system DNA-binding domain-containing protein, with product MEETREQQKLHGFLQCLIYVMVAIEAAIFVYIRAPFWGIFHHALYRISLLPFYANLIYSKLVVLGLICLVSIGTVAKKEVDLEPKKHIVYPLTLGLMLFFGSLFCYGRDSPLLFAYTRSTDLAYMLLSVAGALLTSIAMDNISKLIRSGLGKDVWNVEGESFQQPEKLVTTDYSVNIPMLFYYKRKVRNGWINLTNPFRATLLIGTPGSGKSFSIVNPFIRQLTAKGFCLALYDFKFPDLGQIAYYHYLLAKQQGKLAGYDFHVVNLNEVEKSRRINPWKKEYIRTLADAGETAEALVEAMKKGDKSGGSDQFFTQSAINFLSACIYFQSRYEDGKYSSFPHVLALLNRSYEEIFQTLFKQTELASLLSPFVSAFKNKAFDQLEGQVGTLKIFLSRLATKETYWVFSGDDFDLKISDKSHPAMLVLANDPATQNINSACYSVIINRLTKLINSKGNKPSALIIDELPTLFVHKIENLIATARSNKVAVLMGLQELPQFQQQYGKDTAATITSVTGNVLSGAVRSKETLDWLEKLLGRNKQISEGLSIDRNKTSTSLNEKLETLVPAGKIATLNAGELVGVIATDAKEAYTGQYESSAINCKVNLNLDQLKKEESGYKSLPVYYDFGDAKEAVLTENFKRINREIAAIVQKHQPPKVDTPKASMKEQVKNNRK from the coding sequence ATGGAGGAAACGCGGGAACAACAGAAGTTGCATGGCTTCTTACAGTGTTTAATCTATGTGATGGTCGCCATAGAAGCGGCCATTTTCGTTTACATCCGGGCGCCGTTCTGGGGAATTTTCCACCATGCATTGTACCGGATCAGCCTGCTGCCATTTTATGCAAACCTGATCTATAGCAAGCTGGTCGTCTTAGGCCTGATCTGCCTGGTGAGTATCGGAACGGTAGCAAAAAAGGAGGTCGACCTCGAACCTAAAAAACATATTGTTTACCCGCTCACTTTGGGATTGATGCTGTTTTTCGGGAGCCTGTTTTGTTACGGGCGCGACAGCCCTTTACTCTTTGCCTATACACGTTCGACCGACTTGGCCTATATGTTGCTATCCGTCGCCGGGGCATTGCTGACCAGTATCGCCATGGACAATATTTCTAAGCTCATCCGCTCCGGATTGGGTAAAGACGTCTGGAACGTTGAGGGCGAGAGCTTCCAGCAACCGGAAAAATTGGTGACGACGGATTATTCGGTCAATATTCCGATGCTGTTTTATTACAAACGAAAAGTACGGAATGGCTGGATCAACCTGACGAACCCATTTCGGGCAACGCTTTTGATCGGGACCCCGGGATCCGGTAAGAGTTTTTCCATCGTCAACCCCTTTATCCGACAACTCACGGCCAAGGGGTTTTGCCTGGCATTATACGATTTCAAGTTTCCCGACCTCGGGCAAATCGCCTACTATCATTACCTGCTGGCGAAACAGCAGGGAAAATTGGCCGGCTATGATTTTCACGTAGTCAACTTGAACGAAGTGGAAAAAAGCCGGCGCATCAACCCCTGGAAAAAGGAATATATTCGGACATTGGCGGACGCTGGGGAAACTGCCGAAGCGCTGGTAGAGGCCATGAAAAAGGGTGACAAGTCCGGCGGCTCCGACCAGTTCTTTACCCAATCCGCGATCAATTTTCTTTCTGCCTGCATCTATTTCCAGAGCCGTTACGAGGATGGTAAATACTCTTCGTTCCCACATGTGCTGGCATTACTGAACCGCAGCTATGAGGAAATATTCCAGACCTTGTTTAAACAAACCGAACTCGCCTCCCTTTTATCACCCTTTGTCTCGGCGTTTAAGAACAAGGCCTTTGACCAATTAGAGGGTCAGGTCGGCACACTGAAGATTTTTTTATCCCGGCTGGCCACGAAAGAAACCTACTGGGTGTTTAGCGGGGACGATTTTGACCTGAAAATATCGGACAAGTCACATCCGGCCATGCTCGTATTGGCGAATGATCCGGCTACGCAAAATATCAACTCTGCCTGCTATTCGGTGATCATTAACCGGTTGACCAAATTGATCAACAGCAAGGGCAATAAACCCTCGGCGCTGATCATCGACGAATTGCCGACGCTTTTTGTGCACAAGATCGAAAACCTTATCGCCACGGCACGTTCCAACAAGGTTGCCGTACTCATGGGTTTACAGGAACTGCCGCAATTTCAGCAGCAATATGGCAAAGATACCGCCGCCACCATCACCTCGGTGACCGGAAATGTCCTGTCCGGAGCGGTGCGCAGCAAGGAAACACTGGACTGGCTCGAAAAGTTGCTGGGCCGTAATAAACAGATCAGCGAAGGTCTTTCGATTGACCGAAATAAAACATCCACATCCCTTAATGAAAAGCTGGAAACCCTCGTGCCGGCCGGAAAAATCGCCACCCTGAATGCCGGGGAACTGGTCGGCGTGATCGCCACCGATGCAAAAGAAGCCTATACTGGCCAGTATGAGTCTTCGGCCATCAATTGCAAGGTCAACCTGAACCTGGATCAGCTTAAAAAGGAGGAATCGGGATACAAGTCGCTGCCGGTTTATTATGATTTCGGCGACGCGAAAGAAGCGGTACTTACCGAAAATTTTAAGCGGATTAACAGGGAGATCGCCGCCATCGTGCAGAAACATCAGCCACCCAAAGTGGACACCCCTAAAGCTTCTATGAAAGAGCAAGTTAAAAATAACAGAAAATGA
- a CDS encoding S66 peptidase family protein has protein sequence MNRKKFIAAMAGAGAVLTALNSPAAVITDLNKPKRKIPPYLKPSDKIGITSPAGFITLEEIKPAVQLMESWGFKTVIGNTIGKKDYTYGGTDDERLTDLQQMLDDTEIKAIMCARGGYGVVRIIDRLNFNQFHRHPKWIIGFSDITALHCHINRNFGIATLHSKMCNSFPDNWPEAEPIQVSTIESIKQALIGEQLKYTAPTSAYNRVGETNGRLIGGNLTMITTLAGTISDIDTQGKILFVEDTGEYLYNIDRMFWNLKRTGKLNKLAGLIIGGFKVKPDDPGEEFGKTVYEIVNDKVKEYNYPVCFDFPVGHQRNNFALKCGVMHQLQVSADGSVLTSMY, from the coding sequence ATGAACCGGAAAAAATTTATTGCTGCAATGGCTGGTGCCGGGGCAGTATTAACTGCGCTCAACAGCCCGGCTGCTGTGATTACGGATTTAAACAAACCTAAACGCAAAATACCGCCTTATCTAAAACCAAGTGATAAAATTGGCATTACCAGCCCGGCAGGATTTATTACCCTCGAAGAGATTAAACCAGCAGTGCAATTAATGGAAAGCTGGGGCTTTAAAACGGTAATTGGGAACACTATCGGTAAAAAGGATTACACCTATGGCGGTACTGATGATGAGCGTTTAACCGATTTGCAACAGATGCTGGATGATACTGAAATTAAAGCTATAATGTGCGCAAGGGGCGGTTACGGAGTTGTAAGAATAATTGACCGCCTTAACTTTAACCAGTTTCACAGACATCCTAAGTGGATCATCGGCTTTAGTGATATTACAGCGCTGCATTGCCATATCAACCGCAATTTTGGTATAGCAACCCTTCACTCTAAAATGTGTAATAGCTTTCCGGATAATTGGCCTGAAGCAGAACCTATACAGGTGAGCACTATTGAATCAATTAAGCAAGCATTAATAGGTGAGCAATTAAAATATACCGCACCAACATCTGCATATAACCGCGTCGGTGAAACCAACGGAAGATTAATTGGGGGTAACTTAACCATGATCACAACACTTGCCGGCACAATTTCGGATATCGACACCCAGGGGAAAATCTTATTTGTGGAAGATACCGGCGAATATCTTTACAATATTGACCGCATGTTTTGGAACCTGAAGCGAACCGGAAAGCTAAACAAACTTGCGGGCCTGATCATAGGCGGCTTTAAGGTTAAACCAGACGATCCGGGCGAAGAGTTTGGCAAAACGGTTTATGAGATCGTAAATGATAAAGTAAAAGAATACAACTATCCTGTTTGCTTTGACTTCCCGGTAGGGCACCAGCGTAACAACTTTGCTTTAAAATGCGGTGTAATGCATCAACTACAGGTAAGCGCTGATGGCAGCGTATTAACAAGTATGTATTAA
- a CDS encoding helix-turn-helix domain-containing protein translates to MAIEIITKDDLDAFRQTLLNDIRELLSNGEKSETIEWLRCADVRKLLKISTGTIQNLRITGKLKSQKVGGIHFYSLRDIQNMVNGKIDK, encoded by the coding sequence ATGGCAATTGAAATAATCACTAAAGATGACCTCGACGCATTTCGGCAAACACTGTTGAATGACATACGGGAATTATTGAGCAACGGCGAAAAATCCGAAACCATCGAGTGGCTCAGATGTGCTGATGTGCGTAAATTACTCAAGATTTCGACAGGAACGATTCAAAACTTAAGGATCACCGGAAAGCTTAAATCACAAAAAGTAGGTGGTATCCATTTTTATAGTCTTCGCGACATTCAAAACATGGTAAATGGAAAGATCGACAAATGA
- a CDS encoding bestrophin family protein — protein MLLKKNIPLSYVFGKIKLELILLTIYSIAVYFEHTQLGFSNFSIPLAIPGILGTIISLLLAFRSNQAYDRWWEARSLWGAIVNDSRSFARQVLTFIDTSDGNQEKLLIKERMIKRQIIWNYSLSCHLRKQDASQCLDKYISEEERNVVGNAMHIPLALMEQHGNDLRTLLRNKWINEFQQVAMDDTLTRFSNAMGACERIKNTVFPVTYSFYIHLVVLLFVLILPFGLIEHVGIFQIPLVVAISCSFFLIEKMAIHLQDPFENKPTDTPTTTISRKIEQDLKQMLAKDDKVEPAKELEGPEEPTFYIL, from the coding sequence ATGTTATTAAAAAAGAATATTCCGCTAAGTTATGTGTTTGGTAAAATTAAGCTGGAACTGATCCTGCTCACCATATACTCTATAGCCGTATATTTTGAACATACACAACTCGGCTTTTCAAATTTTTCTATACCACTGGCCATACCCGGTATATTAGGTACTATTATTTCATTACTGCTGGCATTCCGGTCAAACCAGGCTTATGACCGCTGGTGGGAAGCACGGTCGTTGTGGGGAGCCATTGTCAATGATTCGCGCTCTTTTGCAAGGCAGGTGCTGACATTTATTGATACATCTGATGGTAATCAGGAAAAACTGCTGATAAAGGAAAGGATGATTAAACGGCAGATCATCTGGAACTATAGCCTCAGTTGCCATTTACGTAAACAGGATGCCAGCCAGTGCCTTGACAAATACATATCTGAAGAAGAGCGTAACGTAGTGGGAAATGCTATGCACATTCCGCTGGCTTTGATGGAACAACACGGAAATGATCTTCGCACATTGCTGCGCAACAAATGGATTAATGAGTTTCAGCAGGTAGCAATGGATGATACACTTACGCGTTTCTCCAATGCCATGGGCGCTTGCGAAAGAATTAAAAATACGGTTTTCCCGGTAACCTATAGTTTTTATATCCACCTGGTGGTGTTGCTTTTTGTGTTGATTCTGCCTTTTGGTTTAATTGAACATGTAGGTATTTTTCAGATCCCGTTGGTGGTGGCAATTTCATGCTCTTTTTTCCTGATAGAAAAAATGGCTATCCACCTGCAAGATCCGTTTGAGAATAAACCTACCGATACTCCCACTACTACCATTAGCCGTAAGATAGAGCAGGATTTAAAACAAATGCTTGCCAAAGATGATAAAGTAGAGCCGGCAAAAGAACTGGAGGGACCAGAAGAACCAACATTTTATATTCTGTAA